One genomic segment of Polynucleobacter sp. MWH-UH2A includes these proteins:
- the dnaE gene encoding DNA polymerase III subunit alpha: MASPRFVHLRVHSEFSITDGTVRIDDAVSAAVKDEMGALAITDLSNLFGLVRFYTAARSGGIKPIAGADVWVSNPQDPDQPHRLLLLVQNHSGYLNLCQLLSRASLDNQNRGRAEIDLSWFSDPAAKAEDKNAKKTLAYGLIALSGARMGEVGKTLLAGQEEQAKKAIKRFEKIFPNAFYMEVQRGGHPQDERQLQLACHLANQLDLPVVATHPVQFMQKSDFIAHEARVCIAEGELLGNPRRQKKFNEEQYFLTQEEMEKRFADLPVALANSVEIAKRCNLSLVLGQPRLPDFPTPPSITLDEYLLTQSEAGLERHMERNFPDPEERAKEMPRYRERLVFEAKTISQMGFPGYFLIVADFINWAKNNGVPVGPGRGSGAGSLVAYSLGITDLDPLRYNLLFERFLNPERVSMPDFDIDFCQHGRDRVIQYVKDKYGKDAVSQIATFGTMAARAAIRDVGRVLEQGYNFVDGIAKLVPNKPGQYMTIDMAKKEEKQLAEREKNEDEVRQLLSLAEQLEGMTRNVGMHAGGVLIAPGRLTDFCPLYTQETKDQDSSSVISQFDKDDVEAIGLVKFDFLGLTTLTILAAAERWIKALHADRKDWSISDIPLDDEKAFEVLKRANTVAVFQLESRGMQGMLREAKPDRFEDIIALVALYRPGPMDLIPDFIERKHGRQKVEYPDPRIEPVLRETYGIMVYQEQVMQMAQTIGGYSLGGADMLRRAMGKKKPEEMAQHRKIFSDGAKAGGISEAKANEIYDLMERFAGYGFNKSHAAAYALLAYQTAWLKAYYPAEFMAANLSLAMDDTDKVKILYDDCLANQIRVFSPDINTGIYEFTPLRAPDAAPDSPINHIRYGLGAVRGTGEAAIEAIVKARETGGSFKDLFDFCARVDRRQVNRRAIEALMRAGAFDSLYRDQVPAGGNLYDIRSTLLASLARAIEAAEQAEASIHQVSLFEVAGEDHRHLPELVREPIWSEKKRLQEEKTALGLCLTGHMFDAYREETSHFIRQSLAKVTEGKDQLIAGIITSARMLTGQRGRMMIATIDDGTAALEITLYSEVYEPNRSWLKEDELLIAKVNVTPDKFSGGMRIVSEAVMDITGARMRFARNVHVNLDPAVDVRMLRNQIGPYLMSNRTRDPKLGAPGAVSPNANDGVKGLMLTAAVTTSGGACLVQFPEEMRIYPDDACLHSLNQLLGVKQKDPVQVQYH, encoded by the coding sequence ATGGCTTCACCCCGTTTTGTACATCTTCGCGTTCATTCTGAGTTTTCCATTACGGATGGGACGGTGCGCATCGATGACGCGGTGTCTGCAGCAGTTAAAGATGAGATGGGCGCTCTGGCCATTACCGATCTCAGCAATTTATTTGGTCTGGTCCGTTTTTATACTGCTGCACGCTCTGGGGGTATTAAGCCCATCGCGGGTGCGGATGTGTGGGTAAGTAACCCACAAGATCCCGATCAGCCTCATCGATTACTCTTGCTGGTACAAAACCATTCTGGCTACTTAAATCTATGCCAACTTTTATCCAGGGCGTCCTTAGATAACCAAAATCGAGGCCGCGCTGAAATTGATTTGTCATGGTTTAGTGATCCTGCTGCAAAGGCAGAAGATAAGAATGCGAAGAAAACCTTGGCTTATGGATTGATTGCGCTGTCTGGTGCACGCATGGGTGAAGTGGGCAAAACTTTGCTAGCGGGGCAAGAAGAGCAGGCTAAAAAAGCGATTAAGCGCTTTGAAAAAATATTCCCCAACGCCTTTTATATGGAAGTGCAACGTGGCGGGCACCCACAAGATGAAAGGCAACTGCAACTAGCCTGTCATTTAGCCAATCAGTTGGATTTGCCGGTCGTGGCGACACACCCAGTGCAATTTATGCAAAAGAGCGATTTCATAGCACATGAAGCGCGGGTCTGTATTGCTGAGGGTGAGTTACTGGGCAATCCACGTCGTCAGAAGAAATTCAATGAAGAACAGTATTTCTTGACGCAAGAAGAAATGGAAAAGCGTTTCGCAGATTTGCCAGTCGCATTGGCGAATTCTGTAGAGATTGCGAAACGCTGTAATTTATCGCTGGTCTTGGGTCAGCCACGTTTGCCAGATTTTCCAACGCCACCCAGTATTACTCTTGATGAATATCTCTTGACGCAATCTGAGGCTGGTCTTGAGCGTCATATGGAACGTAACTTCCCTGATCCAGAAGAGCGTGCCAAAGAAATGCCACGCTATCGTGAGCGACTTGTGTTTGAGGCGAAGACGATTTCGCAAATGGGTTTCCCCGGCTACTTCCTGATTGTGGCGGACTTCATTAACTGGGCAAAAAATAATGGCGTACCAGTAGGACCTGGCCGCGGTTCTGGTGCGGGATCCTTGGTGGCGTACTCATTGGGTATTACCGATCTCGATCCACTGCGTTACAACTTACTCTTCGAACGCTTCCTTAATCCTGAACGCGTATCCATGCCTGACTTTGATATCGACTTCTGCCAGCATGGGCGCGATCGCGTTATTCAGTATGTGAAAGACAAGTACGGCAAGGACGCGGTGAGTCAGATTGCGACCTTCGGTACGATGGCGGCACGCGCGGCGATTCGAGATGTAGGGCGCGTCTTAGAGCAAGGCTATAACTTCGTTGATGGCATTGCTAAGCTAGTTCCAAATAAGCCTGGTCAATACATGACGATTGACATGGCGAAGAAGGAAGAGAAGCAATTAGCCGAACGCGAAAAGAATGAGGATGAAGTTCGTCAACTTCTATCGCTAGCAGAACAATTGGAAGGCATGACCCGTAACGTGGGTATGCATGCGGGTGGTGTGTTGATTGCGCCTGGACGCTTGACCGATTTTTGCCCACTCTATACACAAGAAACCAAAGATCAAGACAGTAGCTCTGTCATTAGTCAGTTTGATAAAGATGATGTTGAAGCCATAGGCTTGGTGAAGTTCGACTTCTTGGGATTAACCACGCTGACCATCTTGGCAGCAGCAGAGCGTTGGATTAAAGCTTTGCATGCAGATCGCAAGGATTGGAGTATTAGCGACATCCCGCTCGATGATGAGAAGGCTTTTGAGGTTTTAAAAAGAGCGAATACTGTCGCCGTGTTCCAGCTTGAAAGCCGCGGCATGCAAGGCATGCTACGTGAGGCTAAGCCAGACCGCTTTGAAGATATTATTGCTTTGGTAGCACTCTATCGTCCGGGTCCAATGGATTTGATCCCAGACTTTATTGAGCGTAAGCATGGTCGTCAAAAGGTAGAGTATCCAGATCCTCGGATTGAGCCTGTTTTGCGTGAGACTTACGGCATCATGGTCTACCAAGAGCAGGTGATGCAGATGGCGCAGACGATTGGTGGCTACTCGCTTGGTGGCGCCGATATGTTACGTCGTGCGATGGGCAAGAAAAAGCCAGAAGAAATGGCTCAACATCGCAAGATCTTTAGTGATGGTGCAAAAGCAGGTGGTATCTCTGAAGCCAAGGCGAATGAGATTTATGACTTGATGGAGCGTTTTGCAGGCTATGGATTTAATAAATCCCACGCTGCTGCTTATGCGCTATTGGCTTACCAAACTGCTTGGTTAAAAGCCTACTACCCAGCCGAATTTATGGCAGCCAACTTATCGCTAGCAATGGATGACACCGATAAGGTGAAGATTCTGTATGACGATTGCTTGGCAAACCAAATTCGGGTGTTCTCACCGGATATCAATACCGGGATTTATGAGTTCACGCCACTACGTGCGCCTGATGCCGCCCCAGATTCGCCGATTAACCATATTCGTTATGGTTTGGGAGCGGTGAGGGGTACAGGTGAAGCAGCGATTGAAGCTATCGTTAAAGCACGTGAAACGGGTGGCTCATTTAAGGACTTATTTGATTTTTGTGCTCGTGTAGATCGTAGGCAAGTAAACCGTAGAGCGATCGAAGCCCTCATGCGTGCTGGTGCTTTTGATAGTTTGTATCGTGATCAGGTTCCTGCTGGCGGAAACCTCTATGACATTCGTTCAACATTATTGGCTTCATTGGCCAGAGCGATTGAGGCAGCTGAACAGGCTGAAGCTTCAATTCATCAAGTGAGTTTGTTTGAGGTAGCTGGTGAAGATCATCGCCACCTTCCCGAGTTGGTGCGCGAGCCGATTTGGTCTGAGAAGAAGCGACTCCAGGAAGAAAAAACCGCTTTAGGCTTATGTCTCACGGGCCATATGTTTGACGCCTATCGTGAAGAGACGTCTCATTTCATTCGCCAGTCATTGGCTAAAGTTACTGAAGGTAAAGATCAATTGATTGCCGGCATTATTACTTCCGCTCGCATGTTAACTGGTCAGCGTGGCCGCATGATGATCGCAACCATTGATGATGGAACGGCTGCCTTAGAGATCACCTTGTATAGTGAAGTGTATGAGCCGAACCGCTCTTGGCTTAAAGAAGATGAGTTGTTGATTGCCAAAGTGAACGTCACACCCGATAAGTTCTCAGGTGGTATGCGCATTGTTTCTGAAGCAGTCATGGATATCACAGGCGCACGGATGCGATTTGCGCGCAATGTTCATGTCAATCTGGATCCTGCGGTCGATGTACGCATGTTGCGCAACCAAATTGGCCCATACTTGATGTCTAACCGTACGCGCGATCCAAAATTAGGCGCTCCAGGAGCAGTTAGTCCTAATGCTAATGATGGCGTCAAAGGTTTGATGCTGACTGCTGCGGTGACAACTAGCGGAGGCGCTTGCTTGGTACAGTTTCCGGAAGAGATGCGCATCTATCCTGATGATGCCTGCTTGCATAGCCTCAATCAATTATTAGGCGTCAAACAAAAAGACCCTGTTCAGGTTCAGTATCACTGA
- a CDS encoding glycosyltransferase family 9 protein, which translates to MKSLSNFKPKKVLFIATRQIGDVLVTTPLISKARELWPDAEFHFLGYKGKMDMLKGNPDIAQIIGTSDRPGLAEYLSLFNRLFQRYDLAFVTQPSDRAYLYGLVAAFRRVGVLGGHPQGKQSASGDKTQKQNTWKKFVSMHTVEVDYFNQHVITEKLRLLEAFVQDPSDLFSQPINVTPPVGEALTPVIASQLTQSYVVLHPGPLTAYKRWPLAHWQALITYLVQRGLQVVLSASPAKQDLQLNQDILALLSDDVRVQVIDTAGKLSIPQAGALLRNAVLYIGVDTSITHLAAACNIPTITLFGATPPTNFGPWPNGFIGTQPYQLRARTQTVGNITILQGPGECAPCRKAGCLDRADSNSECLDLLEPSQVIAEVEKILG; encoded by the coding sequence ATGAAGTCCCTATCTAACTTCAAGCCCAAAAAAGTATTGTTCATTGCCACTCGGCAAATTGGCGATGTACTTGTCACCACTCCATTGATTAGTAAAGCACGAGAGCTTTGGCCTGATGCGGAATTTCATTTTCTGGGCTACAAGGGCAAGATGGATATGCTCAAGGGCAATCCGGATATTGCGCAAATCATTGGGACATCGGATCGTCCTGGTTTAGCGGAATATCTCTCATTATTTAATCGACTCTTTCAGCGCTATGACCTGGCATTTGTCACTCAACCTAGTGATCGAGCCTATTTATATGGTCTAGTTGCGGCATTTCGTAGGGTTGGTGTCCTTGGAGGGCATCCTCAAGGTAAGCAAAGCGCATCCGGAGATAAAACCCAGAAACAAAATACATGGAAGAAGTTTGTTTCCATGCACACGGTCGAAGTCGATTATTTCAATCAACACGTCATCACGGAAAAATTGCGTTTGCTTGAGGCATTCGTTCAGGATCCATCGGATTTATTTTCACAGCCCATCAATGTCACCCCGCCTGTTGGAGAAGCATTAACCCCTGTGATTGCCAGTCAACTTACACAATCCTATGTAGTATTGCATCCCGGCCCACTGACAGCCTACAAACGTTGGCCACTTGCACATTGGCAAGCGCTCATCACTTACTTAGTTCAGCGCGGGCTTCAAGTGGTTCTCAGTGCATCGCCCGCTAAACAAGATTTGCAACTCAACCAAGATATTCTGGCCTTATTGAGTGATGATGTTCGCGTTCAGGTAATTGATACCGCCGGAAAACTCTCGATTCCCCAAGCTGGCGCCCTCCTCAGAAATGCAGTGCTGTATATCGGGGTGGATACCTCCATTACTCATCTAGCTGCAGCTTGTAATATTCCAACGATTACCTTGTTTGGCGCTACGCCACCCACTAATTTTGGTCCATGGCCCAATGGCTTTATTGGCACACAACCCTATCAATTACGCGCTCGCACCCAAACGGTTGGCAATATTACGATCTTGCAAGGCCCTGGTGAATGCGCTCCTTGTCGTAAAGCAGGTTGTCTAGATCGCGCTGATAGCAATAGTGAATGTCTTGACCTGCTCGAACCTAGTCAAGTGATTGCTGAGGTGGAAAAAATCTTAGGCTAA
- a CDS encoding glycosyltransferase family 2 protein produces MISILLATYNWPQALKLCLESLETQTDRDFEIIIADDGSTNSTKDLIDAFKAQTSLPITHLWQEDRGFRKTKILNQAIEHAKGDYLVFLDGDCIVQPDFVAQHRALSQTGFLVTGSRVLLNEQLTQELTASSKRGKWDYRLFKSNLLKYRLTGQINKYWPLKIKLGDGSWRVYKKFVWRRIKGCNMACWKADAQAINGFDETMTGWGHEDADFVFRLQHHHIKRKSGSWATEVLHLFHKIHDQSNAAENARRVREKILAKAL; encoded by the coding sequence ATGATTTCGATTTTGTTGGCCACTTACAACTGGCCACAAGCGCTAAAGCTCTGCCTTGAATCATTAGAGACTCAAACCGATCGGGATTTTGAAATCATCATTGCTGATGATGGCTCTACCAACAGCACCAAAGATCTTATCGATGCGTTTAAAGCGCAAACCTCTCTTCCAATCACCCATCTGTGGCAAGAGGACCGGGGTTTTCGTAAAACCAAAATTCTGAATCAAGCAATTGAGCATGCCAAAGGAGATTACTTAGTGTTCCTAGATGGGGACTGCATTGTTCAACCGGACTTCGTAGCGCAACATCGCGCCCTTTCGCAAACAGGGTTCTTAGTCACAGGCAGTCGCGTTTTATTGAACGAGCAATTAACGCAAGAGCTGACTGCATCTAGCAAAAGGGGCAAGTGGGACTACAGACTATTCAAGTCTAATCTCCTGAAATATCGGTTGACTGGTCAAATCAATAAATATTGGCCCCTCAAAATCAAGTTGGGGGATGGGTCTTGGCGTGTTTATAAAAAGTTTGTGTGGCGCCGTATTAAAGGGTGCAATATGGCTTGCTGGAAAGCCGATGCACAAGCGATCAATGGCTTTGATGAAACCATGACTGGTTGGGGTCATGAAGATGCCGATTTTGTTTTCCGTTTGCAGCATCATCACATCAAACGGAAGTCAGGTTCATGGGCAACGGAAGTACTGCATCTCTTCCATAAAATACATGATCAAAGCAATGCTGCCGAGAATGCCCGTCGTGTTCGTGAAAAAATTCTTGCTAAGGCTCTCTGA
- a CDS encoding glycosyltransferase family 2 protein, whose amino-acid sequence MPTLSVILITRNEEANLEDCLASLDGIAEQIVVVDTNSTDRTLEIAQKYGASIAQPPDWPGFGPQKNRALDLATGDWVLSLDADERLTPALRSEILTAIHHSAHVDCFAIPRLSWYCGRFIRHSGWSPDYVDRLFKRGSARFSDDLVHERLIPNGPVAKLENPMLHYSFMNYSQVLQKLDRYSTASAEQAFAKGKTSNPLKAVLHGAWAFIRTYFIRAGFLDGSQGFALAISNGQGTYYRYIKLWHLNQEARK is encoded by the coding sequence ATGCCCACCTTATCCGTCATACTCATCACCCGCAACGAAGAGGCCAATTTAGAGGACTGTCTAGCCTCTTTAGATGGAATTGCCGAGCAGATTGTGGTGGTCGACACCAATAGCACTGATCGCACCCTAGAAATTGCCCAAAAATATGGCGCAAGCATTGCCCAACCCCCGGATTGGCCAGGTTTTGGCCCCCAAAAGAACCGTGCCTTGGACCTTGCTACAGGCGACTGGGTGCTCTCTTTAGATGCGGATGAGCGCCTTACCCCTGCCCTGAGATCTGAAATTTTGACTGCCATCCACCACAGCGCCCATGTGGATTGCTTTGCCATCCCCAGACTGTCTTGGTATTGCGGTCGGTTCATTCGCCACTCCGGATGGTCGCCTGACTATGTTGACCGCTTATTTAAGCGAGGAAGCGCTCGCTTTTCAGACGATTTAGTACATGAGAGACTTATTCCGAATGGCCCAGTCGCCAAATTAGAAAACCCCATGCTGCATTACAGCTTTATGAATTACTCCCAAGTTTTACAAAAGCTGGATCGCTACTCGACCGCCTCTGCTGAACAAGCATTTGCCAAAGGCAAAACCAGCAACCCCTTAAAGGCGGTCTTGCATGGCGCCTGGGCTTTCATACGTACCTACTTCATTCGTGCCGGATTCTTGGACGGCAGTCAGGGATTTGCCTTGGCCATTTCAAATGGTCAAGGCACCTACTACCGCTATATCAAGCTTTGGCATCTGAATCAGGAAGCGCGTAAATGA
- the msbA gene encoding lipid A export permease/ATP-binding protein MsbA, whose translation MNAQDRTALNRLITYLKPHIGLIVGSLLAMAVVAAAETSIPALMKPLLDRGFTGQLNTKLWQVPVFLVGLALVRSLAQFLSNYLLTRVINAVLLKLREQMFQTLLHASTTFFQKNSASSLINAVVFEVNNVLSIMGGMLISLVRDSLTVVGLMGYLIYLNWKLTLVVLFIFPVIAFIMSKINRRLRSLNREQQNLTSELAYIVEESAAGYKIVKVHGAHEYEMNRFMQKAERLRQFALKSAVAGGLNQPITQLIASMALSIVLVIALMQSATEGTTVGGFAAFITAMMLVISPLKHLADINQPLQRGLTAAEMIFGLMDQPFEEAEERRLNMQSLDKAKGAIRFENVGFSYQQEQGRKDALSNINLNIKPGEIVAFVGPSGGGKSTLVNLLPRFFRPTSGHIYLDDHPLEDIVLADVRKQMAFVSQDVILFNDTIAANVAYGATSEKGIDRGRVMEALEAANLSAMIRELPDGIDSLVGDNGNRLSGGQRQRLAIARAIYKNAPILILDEATSALDSESERQVQDALERLMAGRTTLVIAHRLSTIEHADRIVVLEHGRIVENGSHEELIKQDGLYANLHRIQFANA comes from the coding sequence ATGAATGCTCAAGACCGTACCGCACTAAATCGCTTAATTACCTATCTAAAACCCCATATTGGGCTGATTGTGGGCTCCCTATTGGCTATGGCAGTGGTCGCTGCTGCCGAGACATCCATACCCGCTCTGATGAAGCCCTTGTTGGACCGTGGCTTCACTGGACAGCTCAACACCAAGCTTTGGCAAGTGCCTGTGTTTTTGGTTGGCTTGGCTTTGGTGCGCAGTTTGGCGCAATTCTTATCAAACTACTTGTTGACTCGCGTGATCAATGCTGTGCTCCTAAAACTCCGTGAGCAAATGTTCCAGACATTGCTTCATGCCAGCACAACATTCTTTCAGAAAAATTCTGCATCGAGCTTAATTAATGCTGTGGTGTTTGAAGTCAATAATGTGCTGTCAATTATGGGTGGCATGTTAATTAGTCTCGTGCGTGACTCATTAACGGTGGTCGGTTTAATGGGCTACCTAATTTATTTAAACTGGAAATTGACTCTCGTTGTTCTATTCATCTTTCCTGTGATTGCATTCATCATGAGCAAGATTAATCGACGTTTGAGATCACTCAATCGTGAACAACAAAATTTAACCAGTGAGTTGGCGTATATCGTTGAAGAGTCTGCTGCAGGTTACAAAATTGTGAAGGTACATGGAGCTCACGAGTATGAGATGAATCGCTTTATGCAAAAGGCGGAGCGTTTGCGTCAATTTGCTCTGAAGTCTGCAGTCGCAGGGGGTTTAAATCAACCGATTACCCAGTTAATTGCATCAATGGCCTTATCAATCGTATTGGTGATTGCCTTGATGCAGTCGGCCACAGAAGGTACTACCGTTGGTGGATTCGCTGCTTTTATTACGGCAATGATGCTAGTGATTTCCCCCTTAAAGCATTTGGCAGATATCAATCAGCCATTGCAGCGCGGACTGACTGCGGCTGAAATGATATTTGGTCTAATGGATCAGCCATTTGAAGAGGCTGAAGAGCGTCGCCTGAATATGCAATCTTTGGATAAGGCTAAAGGCGCAATTCGATTTGAGAATGTTGGTTTCTCTTATCAGCAAGAGCAAGGTCGCAAAGATGCACTCAGCAACATTAATTTAAATATCAAGCCTGGTGAAATCGTCGCCTTCGTTGGACCTTCAGGTGGTGGTAAGTCGACCTTAGTCAATTTATTACCTCGATTCTTCAGGCCTACTAGCGGGCATATTTATTTGGACGATCATCCTTTAGAAGATATTGTGCTTGCCGATGTCAGAAAACAAATGGCATTTGTAAGTCAGGATGTGATTTTGTTTAATGACACGATTGCGGCTAACGTAGCTTACGGTGCTACTAGCGAAAAGGGCATTGATCGTGGACGCGTGATGGAAGCTTTGGAAGCTGCCAATCTGAGTGCCATGATTCGTGAGCTTCCAGACGGTATTGATTCCTTGGTGGGGGATAACGGCAACCGCTTATCTGGCGGACAACGCCAGCGCCTAGCCATTGCTAGAGCAATCTATAAAAATGCGCCTATATTGATTTTGGATGAAGCTACTTCAGCCCTGGATTCAGAGTCAGAGCGTCAGGTGCAAGATGCTTTGGAGCGCCTCATGGCGGGTAGAACCACTTTGGTAATTGCGCATCGCTTATCCACGATTGAGCATGCAGATCGTATTGTGGTGCTTGAGCATGGCCGCATTGTTGAGAATGGCTCGCACGAAGAGTTGATCAAGCAAGACGGCTTATATGCCAATCTTCATCGCATTCAGTTTGCGAACGCTTAA
- the rng gene encoding ribonuclease G — MNEEILINITPQETRVALIQQGAVQELQIERTRQRGIVGNIYLAKVVRVLPGMQSAFIEIGLERTAFMHVADITQNNPQAQIEKLLFEGQTLLVQVLKDPLGTKGARLTTQLSIAGRNLVYLPPAGTDVATEKYIGVSQRIDQPEEREAIKARLASLMVEDEKGGIIVRTSAQDATDTELQHDMHYLRTTWESIREAMKHKAAPSLLYQDLSLAERVLRDVAGEETTQIRVDSAENFEKLKGFANLYMPNLLGKLTLHRGERALFDLFDVDAEINKALGRRVDLKSGGYLMIDQTESMTTIDVNTGSYVGARNLDDTVFKTNLEAAQAIARQLRLRNLGGIIIIDFIDMISKDHQEAVLNELKRNLERDHARTSVSDFSALGLVEMTRKRTRESLAHITCEPCPTCTGKGEIKTAQTICYEILREIVREHRQFNPREFRIVAAPDVIDLFLEEENQFLAQLGDFIGKPITLQAEGSFRQEQYDIVLS, encoded by the coding sequence ATGAATGAAGAAATTCTGATTAATATCACCCCGCAAGAAACGCGCGTTGCCTTAATTCAACAAGGCGCAGTTCAAGAGCTGCAGATTGAGCGTACCCGTCAGCGAGGTATTGTTGGCAATATCTACCTCGCAAAGGTTGTCCGAGTTCTACCAGGCATGCAATCTGCCTTTATTGAAATTGGTCTTGAGCGCACTGCATTTATGCATGTGGCGGATATCACCCAAAACAATCCACAGGCTCAAATTGAGAAGTTATTGTTTGAAGGTCAGACACTGCTAGTACAGGTCCTTAAAGATCCGCTTGGTACTAAGGGTGCCCGCTTAACCACTCAATTAAGTATTGCGGGTCGTAATCTAGTTTATTTACCTCCAGCAGGTACTGATGTCGCTACCGAGAAATATATTGGCGTCTCTCAGCGCATTGACCAACCGGAGGAGCGTGAAGCTATCAAAGCACGCTTAGCGAGCTTGATGGTCGAAGACGAAAAAGGCGGGATTATCGTCCGCACCAGCGCTCAAGATGCTACCGATACTGAATTACAGCACGATATGCATTACCTCAGAACCACTTGGGAAAGCATTCGTGAGGCCATGAAGCACAAGGCTGCCCCCAGCTTGCTATACCAAGACCTCAGTCTTGCTGAGCGCGTCCTACGCGATGTTGCCGGTGAGGAAACAACGCAAATTCGGGTGGACTCTGCCGAGAACTTTGAAAAACTCAAAGGCTTTGCCAATCTGTACATGCCCAACTTATTGGGCAAACTTACCTTGCATCGTGGCGAACGCGCCCTCTTTGATCTATTCGATGTCGATGCTGAAATCAATAAGGCACTTGGTCGTCGGGTTGATCTCAAGTCTGGCGGCTATCTCATGATTGACCAAACAGAGTCCATGACAACGATTGATGTGAATACGGGCAGCTATGTTGGTGCGCGTAATTTAGATGACACTGTCTTTAAAACTAATCTTGAAGCTGCTCAAGCGATCGCCCGTCAACTGCGTCTCCGTAATCTTGGCGGCATCATCATCATCGACTTCATTGACATGATTAGCAAAGATCATCAAGAAGCGGTGCTAAATGAACTTAAACGCAATCTTGAGAGAGATCACGCCCGCACCTCAGTAAGCGACTTCTCTGCCCTAGGCTTAGTGGAGATGACGCGCAAACGCACTCGTGAATCACTGGCCCATATCACCTGCGAGCCTTGCCCCACCTGTACCGGTAAGGGAGAAATCAAAACTGCGCAGACTATCTGTTATGAGATTTTGCGGGAAATTGTGCGCGAGCATCGTCAATTTAATCCTCGCGAATTTAGGATCGTTGCCGCACCTGATGTCATTGATCTCTTCCTGGAAGAAGAAAATCAATTTTTAGCGCAGTTAGGTGACTTCATTGGCAAGCCCATCACCTTGCAGGCAGAAGGTAGCTTCCGCCAAGAACAGTACGATATCGTTCTTAGTTAG
- a CDS encoding nucleoside triphosphate pyrophosphatase yields the protein MSNFIYLASQSPRRQELLKQIGVRYEMLLPVAGEDVESIETPLPQEKASDYVKRVTLAKASLALARWKQSGLPWAPILCADTTVSLPNSPDGEILGKPIDENDARRILEMLSGKTHEVLTAVALTSKPEDTPNCVVQISEVQFTPLSTEQIDAYIASKEPFGKAGAYGIQGSAGAFISKINGSYSGIMGLPLYETAQLLDHARITRI from the coding sequence TTGAGCAACTTTATTTATCTTGCCTCACAGAGTCCTAGACGCCAAGAACTTTTAAAGCAAATTGGCGTGCGCTATGAAATGCTGCTTCCTGTAGCCGGTGAAGATGTCGAAAGTATTGAAACCCCCTTACCTCAAGAAAAAGCAAGTGATTATGTGAAACGCGTCACACTAGCCAAAGCATCACTGGCACTCGCACGTTGGAAACAAAGCGGTCTGCCCTGGGCACCTATTCTGTGTGCTGACACTACAGTGAGCCTGCCCAATAGTCCCGATGGTGAAATTCTTGGGAAACCCATTGACGAAAACGATGCTCGCCGAATTCTAGAGATGCTAAGCGGCAAAACTCATGAAGTATTAACGGCTGTTGCCCTTACGAGCAAACCGGAAGATACGCCAAACTGTGTTGTGCAGATTTCGGAGGTGCAATTTACCCCTCTTTCCACAGAACAAATTGATGCGTATATCGCCAGCAAAGAGCCTTTTGGGAAGGCTGGTGCCTACGGCATCCAAGGCAGTGCTGGCGCATTTATCTCCAAGATCAATGGGAGTTATAGCGGTATCATGGGGCTTCCGCTTTACGAAACCGCCCAACTACTAGATCACGCGCGAATTACCCGCATATGA
- the rlmH gene encoding 23S rRNA (pseudouridine(1915)-N(3))-methyltransferase RlmH, which yields MRLTIVSVGHKMPDWVATATQDYIKRMPSDCSIEIKEIKPDLTPAKEAVKILAAIPKGSRVIALDERGKDQTTQNLATQLANWRQEGFDITFLIGGADGLDADLKSHAQAMWRLSSLTLPHAMARVLLVEQLYRAWTILQGHPYHRE from the coding sequence ATGCGCTTAACTATTGTTTCCGTTGGCCATAAAATGCCGGACTGGGTTGCTACCGCAACCCAGGATTACATCAAACGCATGCCCTCCGATTGCAGTATTGAAATCAAAGAAATTAAACCGGATTTAACTCCAGCTAAAGAGGCCGTAAAGATTCTGGCTGCGATTCCGAAAGGATCGCGTGTTATTGCGCTAGATGAGCGTGGCAAAGACCAGACTACGCAAAACTTAGCAACGCAACTAGCCAATTGGCGCCAAGAAGGCTTTGATATTACCTTTTTGATTGGCGGAGCTGATGGATTAGACGCTGACTTAAAGAGTCATGCGCAAGCCATGTGGAGACTATCCAGCCTCACACTGCCCCACGCAATGGCTAGAGTGTTGCTAGTAGAGCAACTCTATCGTGCTTGGACGATTCTGCAAGGCCATCCCTATCATCGCGAGTGA